The following proteins are encoded in a genomic region of Brachypodium distachyon strain Bd21 chromosome 1, Brachypodium_distachyon_v3.0, whole genome shotgun sequence:
- the LOC100821577 gene encoding peroxidase 2 encodes MGSEKQQIAGLAVVVAIALLGCACDASPLFHYPMVPRQSPAPGYSPLSEDYYKGKCYDHDVELIVKDVVYKALSEPYGRGIGAGLIRLFFHDCFVQGCDASVLLDPTPTNPEPEKHGIPNRNSLRGFEVIDAIKKAVNEKCGNIVSCADILAFAARDATVFLSKERVGYFKMPAGRYDGKVSLASETIPNLPPPFANLETLKAMFKTKGLETDEMVTLSGAHSIGISRCSSFSDRINASSPSDMEPGLANELRAKCNNQPSVTVDQDSVTPVDLDRQYYKNVLNKKVLFQSDAVLSSGETVGQVWLNANWPGLWESRFKAAMVKMGKIEVKTKDNGEIRKQCRSIN; translated from the exons ATGGGAAGTGAGAAGCAGCAAATTGCTGGCCTTGCTGTGGTGGTAGCAATAGCATTGCTTGGTTGCGCTTGCGATGCGAGCCCCCTGTTTCACTACCCGATGGTGCCCAGGCAAAGCCCGGCTCCTGGCTATTCACCGCTCTCCGAGGACTACTACAAGGGCAAGTGCTACGACCACGACGTGGAACTTATCGTCAAAGACGTTGTGTACAAGGCGTTGAGCGAGCCTTACGGCCGCGGCATCGGCGCCGGCCTCAtccgcctcttcttccacgACTGCTTTGTCCAG GGTTGCGATGCGTCGGTGCTGTTGGACCCGACACCAACCAACCCGGAGCCCGAGAAGCATGGAATCCCCAACCGCAACAGCCTGCGCGGCTTCGAGGTGATCGATGCCATCAAGAAGGCGGTCAATGAAAAGTGTGGCAACATCGTCTCGTGCGCCGACATCCTGGCCTTCGCTGCGCGCGATGCCACCGTCTTTCTAAGCAAAGAAAGGGTGGGCTACTTCAAGATGCCCGCCGGCCGTTACGACGGAAAAGTATCCCTCGCTAGCGAGACCATCCCCAACCTGCCCCCGCCTTTCGCCAACCTCGAAACTCTCAAGGCCATGTTCAAGACCAAGGGGCTCGAGACCGATGAGATGGTAACCCTCTCCGGTGCCCACAGCATCGGGATCTCCCGCTGCTCGTCCTTCAGCGACCGAATCAACGCCTCTAGCCCCTCGGACATGGAGCCCGGGTTAGCCAATGAGCTGAGAGCTAAATGCAACAACCAGCCTAGTGTCACGGTGGATCAGGATTCTGTGACTCCTGTGGACCTGGACAGACAGTACTACAAGAACGTCCTCAACAAGAAAGTGTTGTTCCAGTCAGACGCCGTGCTCTCATCGGGGGAGACCGTGGGCCAGGTGTGGCTCAATGCCAATTGGCCGGGCCTGTGGGAATCTAGGTTCAAGGCAGCCATGGTGAAGATGGGCAAGATCGAGGTGAAGACCAAGGACAATGGGGAGATCAGAAAGCAGTGCAGGTCCATCAACTAG
- the LOC100845034 gene encoding peroxidase 2: protein MGSDKQKLVALAVVVALLGCVATICEASHGFPYPMTPREKKTIPALGLGLAFDYYKDTKCRGVEKTVRRVVKEEVDRYPGIGAGLIRLFFHDCFVEGCDASVLLKATKDNPQPEMLGIPNINSLRGFEVIDKAKDALGEECREVVSCADILAFAARDATVLLGKVKHFEMPAGRYDGKRSLASDTLPNLPPPFADVATLKAMFLEKGLNTDEMVVLSGAHTIGISHCSSFGSRINASNPSDMDPNYASELRAKCNNQPTNTVNQDFKTPDDLDRQYYQNVLDKKVLFESDAALLSSSDTEGAVKEYAEPSGKWEEKFQEAMVKMGNIGVKSKGNDAEIRKVCGSVNY from the exons ATGGGTAGTGACAAGCAGAAGCTTGTGGCCTTGGCTGTGGTGGTAGCGTTGCTTGGTTGCGTGGCAACCATATGCGAAGCGAGCCATGGGTTTCCCTACCCGATGACCCCTAGAGAGAAGAAGACCATTCCTGCCTTAGGCTTAGGGCTCGCCTTCGACTATTACAAAGATACCAAGTGCCGCGGAGTGGAGAAAACCGTGAGGCGCGTCGTGAAAGAGGAGGTGGACCGGTACCCCGGCATCGGTGCAGGGCTCAtccgcctcttcttccacgACTGTTTTGTCGAG GGCTGCGACGCATCGGTCCTCCTCAAGGCGACCAAGGACAACCCACAACCGGAGATGCTCGGCATCCCCAACATCAATAGCCTGCGTGGCTTCGAAGTGATCGACAAGGCCAAAGACGCTCTCGGTGAGGAGTGCAGGGAGGTCGTGTCGTGCGCCGATATCCTGGCCTTCGCTGCGCGTGATGCCACCGTCCTCCTCGGGAAGGTAAAGCACTTCGAAATGCCCGCTGGCCGCTACGACGGGAAACGGTCCCTTGCCAGCGACACCCTCCCCAACCTGCCCCCTCCCTTCGCCGATGTCGCCACCCTCAAGGCTATGTTCCTAGAGAAGGGGCTCAACACCGACGAGATGGTTGTCCTCTCTGGTGCCCACACCATCGGGATCTCCCACTGCTCATCCTTCGGCAGCCGCATCAACGCCTCTAACCCCTCGGATATGGACCCCAATTACGCATCTGAGCTGAGGGCTAAATGCAACAACCAGCCAACGAACACGGTAAATCAGGACTTCAAGACCCCGGATGATCTAGACAGGCAGTACTACCAGAACGTGCTCGACAAGAAAGTGTTATTCGAATCAGACGCCGCACTCTTGTCGTCGTCAGACACAGAGGGCGCAGTGAAAGAATACGCCGAGCCCTCTGGGAAGTGGGAGGAAAAGTTCCAGGAAGCCATGGTGAAGATGGGAAACATCGGGGTGAAGAGCAAAGGCAATGATGCCGAGATCAGGAAGGTGTGCGGGTCCGTCAACTACTGA
- the LOC100827649 gene encoding vegetative cell wall protein gp1, with protein MAKLLVALAVLLVALMGCVARPCQAGYGYPNPMPPAPGRPNLPPPAQGPKAPCHPPPGPRAPMRPPPPSSPPPPAPISTPSSPPPAPISTPSPPPPVPITTPSPPPPAPISPSSPPPPAPISTPSPPPPTLSPPPPAPISTHSPPSPTASPPPPAPISTPSPPPPAPVSTSNPPPPVPISTPSSLPPTPSPPPPVPISTPSPPPPAPISTPSPPPPAPISTTSPPPPTPSPPPPAPISTPGPPPPTPSPPPPAPVSTPSPPPPTPSPPPPAPISTPSPPPPTPSLPPPAPISTPSPPPPTPSPPPPSPISTPSPPPPTPSPPPPPPSTPSPPLPTPSPLPPQGLTVGHYNNICLQAEAIVRNAVSAASAGTMAGLIRLFFHDCFIRGCDASVLLDQTDPNNPPEKLGVPNLTLRGFEVIDAASAKILEACGNVVSCADILAFASRDATFFLSGRKVDFDMPAGRFDGNVSLASETLPNLPPPFATVNDLKANFASKGLTADEMVTLSGAHTIGVSHCSSFSSRLTSTSDMEPGLKSSLQSQCSSNTGSDNTVSQDLRTPDQLDNQYYKNVLSRQVLFESDAALLTATDTSAAVRANAGDTGQWEEKFKAAMVKMGAIEVKSRANGEIRRSCRVVNTR; from the exons ATGGCCAAGCTGTTGGTCGCGCTGGCCGTGTTGCTGGTCGCGTTAATGGGCTGCGTGGCGCGGCCTTGCCAAGCAGGGTACGGGTATCCCAACCCGATGCCGCCCGCCCCGGGGAGGCCCAATCTTCCGCCTCCTGCCCAGGGGCCCAAGGCACCTTGCCATCCACCACCTGGTCCAAGGGCGCCGATGAGACCTCCGCCGCCAAGCTCTCCCCCACCGCCCGCTCCGATAAGCACACCCAGCTCACCGCCACCTGCTCCCATAAGCACACCCAGTCCTCCGCCCCCTGTCCCAATAACCACACCAAGCCCTCCGCCTCCTGCCCCGATAAGCCCATCGAGTCCACCGCCACCCGCACCGATAAGCACACCCAGCCCACCTCCGCCCACACTCAGCCCTCCACCGCCTGCCCCGATAAGCACACACAGCCCTCCTTCGCCCACAGCaagccctccgccgcccgccccgaTAAGCACACCAAGTCCACCTCCACCAGCCCCGGTAAGCACGTCCAACCCACCCCCACCCGTCCCTATAAGCACACCGAGCTCACTGCCGCCCACACCGAgccctccgcctcccgtcccGATAAGCACACCCAGCCCTCCGCCACCCGCCCCAATAAGCACACCCagccctccgcctcccgccccAATAAGCACCACCAGCCCACCGCCGCCCACACCTagccctccgcctcccgccccGATAAGCACACCGGGCCCACCTCCGCCGACCCCgagccctccgccgcccgccccggTAAGCACACCCAGCCCACCGCCACCCACACCTagccccccgccgcccgccccgaTAAGCACACCGAGCCCACCGCCTCCCACACCCAGCCTTCCACCTCCCGCCCCAATAAGCACACCGAGCCCACCGCCACCCACACCTagccctccgccgccctccccgATAAGCACACCGAGCCCACCGCCGCCAACACCTagccctccgcctcctccaccatcCACGCCTAGCCCCCCGCTGCCGACCCCGAGCCCACTGCCTCCACAGGGACTCACCGTCGGCCACTACAACAATATATGTCTCCAAGCAGAAGCCATTGTCAGAAATGCTGTCAGTGCGGCTAGCGCCGGCACCATGGCCGGGCTCATCCGTCTCTTCTTCCATGACTGCTTCATCCGG GGTTGCGATGCCTCCGTGCTGCTTGACCAGACCGATCCCAACAACCCGCCGGAGAAGCTCGGCGTCCCAAACCTGACCTTGCGAGGGTTCGAGGTGATCGACGCGGCCAGCGCCAAGATCCTGGAGGCATGCGGCAATGTCGTCTCATGCGCCGACATCCTGGCCTTCGCCAGCCGCGACGCCACCTTCTTCCTCAGCGGCAGGAAGGTCGACTTCGACATGCCTGCCGGCCGCTTCGACGGGAACGTGTCCTTGGCCAGCGAGACGCTCCCgaacctgccgccgccattcGCCACCGTGAACGACCTCAAGGCCAATTTTGCCTCCAAGGGGCTCACCGCCGACGAGATGGTCACCCTCTCCGGCGCACACACCATCGGAGTCTCCCACTGCTCGTCCTTCTCCAGCCGCCTCACCAGCACTTCCGACATGGAACCTGGGCTCAAAAGCTCCCTGCAGAGTCAATGCAGTTCCAACACCGGCAGCGACAACACGGTCTCACAAGACTTGAGGACCCCCGACCAGCTGGACAACCAGTACTACAAGAACGTGCTCAGCCGCCAGGTGCTCTTCGAGTCAGACGCCGCGCTCTTGACGGCGACGGACACAAGCGCGGCAGTGCGCGCCAACGCCGGGGACACGGGCCAGTGGGAGGAGAAGTTCAAGGCAGCCATGGTGAAGATGGGTGCCATCGAGGTCAAGAGCAGAGCCAACGGCGAGATCAGGAGGAGCTGTCGCGTCGTTAACACAAGATAG
- the LOC100845344 gene encoding tyrosine-protein phosphatase non-receptor type 23 yields the protein MAKLLAAVLLVALLGCVAQPCQAGYGYPNPMPPTPGRPSLPHPAPKPRKPSHPPPGPRAPRPPPPVPRTPSYPPPPAPISTGSPPPPAPISTPSPPPPTHSPPPPAPISTPSPPPPAPISIPRPPPPTPSLPPPTPSPPAPVPISTPSPPPPTPSPPPPALISTPSAPQPTPSPPPPASISTSSPPPPTSRPPPPAPISTPIPPPPTPSPLPPVPVSTPSPPPPTSTPPPPAPISTPSPPPPTSSPPPPASISTPSPPPPTPIPPPPAPISTPSPPPPIPSPPPPTPSPPPPPPSTPSPPPPTPSPPPPQGLTVGHYNNICLQAEAIVRNTVSAASVGTMAGLIRLFFHDCFIRGCDASVLLDQTDPNNPPEKLGVPNLTLRGFEVIDMANAKILEACGNVVSCADILAFTGRDATFFLSGRKVDFDMPAGRFDGNVSLASETLPNLPPPFATVNDLKANFASKGLTADEMVTLSGAHTVGVSHCSSFSSRLTSTSDMEPGLKSSLQSQCSSNTGSDNTVAQDLRTPDQLDNQYYKNVLNRQVLFESDAALLKATDTSAAVRANAGDTGQWEEKFKAAMVKMGAIEVKSRANGEIRRNCRVVNTR from the exons ATGGCCAAGCTGTTGGCGGCCGTGTTGCTGGTCGCGCTGCTGGGATGCGTGGCGCAGCCTTGCCAAGCAGGGTATGGATATCCCAACCCGATGCCGCCCACCCCGGGAAGACCGAGTCTTCCGCATCCTGCCCCGAAGCCCAGGAAACCTTCCCATCCACCGCCCGGTCCAAGGGCACCgaggcctccgccgcctgttCCAAGGACGCCGAGCTATCctccaccgcccgccccaATAAGCACAGGCagcccaccgccgcccgcccccaTAAGCACGCCAAGCCCACCGCCGCCCACACACAGTCCTCCGCCCCCCGCCCCGATAAGCACACCCAGCCCTCCGCCCCCCGCCCCGATAAGCATACCCAGGCCCCCTCCGCCCACACCTAGTCTTCCGCCTCCCACACCCAGCCCTCCGGCTCCCGTTCCGATAAGCACACCCAGCCCACCTCCGCCCACACCtagccctccgccgcccgccctaATAAGCACACCAAGCGCACCTCAGCCCACACCTAGCCCTCCACCTCCTGCCTCGATAAGCACATCCagcccacctccacccacatccaggcctccgccgcccgccccgaTAAGCACACCAATCCCACCTCCGCCCACGCCTAGCCCTCTGCCTCCTGTCCCGGTAAGCACACCCAGCCCACCTCCGCCCACATccacgcctccgccgcccgccccaaTAAGCACACCAAGCCCACCTCCGCCCACGTCTagccctccgcctcccgcctcGATAAGCACACCCagcccacctccacccacACCAATCCCTCCTCCACCTGCCCCGATAAGCACACCCAGTCCACCGCCGCCCATACCTAGCCCTCCTCCGCCAACACCCagccctccgcctcctccaccatcCACGCCTagccccccgccgccgaccccgagTCCACCGCCTCCGCAGGGACTCACCGTCGGCCACTACAACAATATATGTCTCCAAGCAGAAGCCATTGTCAGAAACACTGTCAGCGCAGCTAGCGTCGGCACCATGGCTGGGCTCATCCGTCTCTtcttccacgactgcttcATCAGG GGTTGCGATGCCTCCGTGCTGCTTGACCAGACCGATCCCAACAACCCGCCGGAGAAGCTCGGCGTCCCAAACCTGACCTTGCGAGGGTTCGAGGTGATCGACATGGCCAACGCCAAGATCCTGGAGGCGTGCGGCAACGTCGTCTCATGCGCCGACATCCTGGCCTTCACGGGCCGCGATGCCACCTTCTTCCTCAGCGGCAGGAAGGTCGACTTCGACATGCCTGCCGGCCGCTTCGACGGGAACGTGTCCTTGGCCAGTGAGACGCTCCCAaacctgccgccgccattcGCCACCGTGAATGACCTGAAGGCCAATTTCGCCTCCAAGGGGCTCACCGCCGACGAGATGGTCACCCTCTCCGGCGCGCACACCGTCGGAGTCTCCCACTGCTCGTCCTTCTCCAGCCGCCTCACCAGCACTTCCGACATGGAACCCGGGCTCAAAAGCTCCCTCCAGAGTCAATGCAGTTCCAACACCGGCAGCGACAACACTGTCGCACAGGACTTGAGGACCCCCGACCAGCTGGACAACCAGTACTACAAGAACGTGCTCAACCGCCAGGTGCTCTTCGAGTCAGATGCCGCGCTCTTGAAGGCGACGGACACAAGCGCGGCTGTCCGCGCCAACGCCGGGGACACGGGCCAGTGGGAGGAGAAGTTCAAGGCAGCAATGGTGAAGATGGGTGCCATCGAAGTCAAGAGCAGAGCCAACGGCGAGATCAGGAGGAACTGCCGCGTCGTTAACACAAGATAG
- the LOC100821892 gene encoding 1-Cys peroxiredoxin PER1 → MPGLTIGDTVPNLELDSTCGRICIHDYVADSYVILFSHPGDFTPVCTTELSAMAHYASEFQKRGVKLLGISCDDVASHKEWTKDIEAYKPGSKVSYPIMADPNRDAIKQLNMVDPDEKDAQGKLPSRTLHIVGPDKMVKLSFLYPSCTGRNMDEVLRAVDSLLTAAQHKGKVATPANWKPGEKVVIGPSVSDEEAKKLFPQGFETADLPSKKGYLRFTKV, encoded by the exons ATGCCGGGGCTGACGATCGGCGACACGGTGCCGAACCTGGAGCTGGACTCCACCTGCGGCAGGATCTGCATCCACGACTACGTCGCCGACTCCTACGTCATCCTCTTCTCCCACCCCG GGGATTTCACCCCGGTGTGCACGACGGAGctgtcggccatggcgcactacGCCAGCGAGTTCCAGAAGCGTGGCGTCAAGCTGCTGGGCATCTCCTGCGACGACGTGGCCTCCCACAAGGAGTGGACCAAGGACATCGAGGCCTACAAG CCTGGGAGCAAGGTGAGCTACCCGATAATGGCGGACCCGAACCGGGACGCGATCAAGCAGCTGAACATGGTGGACCCGGACGAGAAGGACGCGCAGGGGAAGCTCCCGTCCCGGACGCTGCACATTGTTGGGCCGGACAAGATGGTCAAGCTCAGCTTCCTGTACCCGTCCTGCACGGGCCGGAACATGGACGAGGTGCTCCGGGCCGTGGACTCGCTGCTCACGGCGGCCCAGCACAAGGGCAAAGTGGCCACCCCGGCCAACTGGAAGCCCGGGGAGAAGGTGGTGATTGGGCCCAGTGTGTCCGACGAGGAGGCCAAGAAGCTGTTCCCGCAGGGGTTCGAGACCGCTGATCTGCCTTCCAAGAAGGGTTACCTCCGCTTCACCAAGGTGTAA